One region of Megalopta genalis isolate 19385.01 chromosome 15, iyMegGena1_principal, whole genome shotgun sequence genomic DNA includes:
- the mura gene encoding ring finger protein murashka isoform X2 codes for MTATRECYPIRDCPGVGTSSGPNGKEVSYHGSVGGSSVGYKPPPQHSPQSRGPPAHFAPESVGPPANSPPLHINICGQENPMRDPLMNLSPGLGASGVDMEYRRSSQATNQLPLSPVQIQPSPPYYRQPSQDDGRKSESPSRKRRRISRNGAVSEIEVHETTPPSPTPPLHTTLPSISSLPSLPTPPPPWDFSPVPQRRLPRHRPTVRSRHQRFETFGHTQPLRPGHQALLSIHNALHEIHGSHLNIHHNLHNSHYNMHNAHQTHPHHPAGTGHHPAQGADGPVVVDVGQVGVTGLGVAVSGDPPWHPQATGYRIPCQLHGIYTPNGAHAFAHSCQVPHHPGHYSTPHPNHPAHSLVGTIMGAPSRVYPTPAGGPVAAHHHAHAPPPPVHTAHYTTHHQLSQQREVELELIESHHPQRVGAAAGAPLPLPHSYSPPALTQVTTPPPIFLSETRNSQLEMIQTRPRPPAERSVITLRRLRRWRGVPPGSVPIPGFLLHLLAMLRNPPPLSPYSQAELSSLSVSDSATENYEALLTLAERLGEAKPRGMTRAEVEQLPSYKFNAETHQGDQTNCVVCMCDFEALQSLRVLPCSHEFHSKCIDKWLRSNRTCPICRGDAGEYFGNSGTGSD; via the exons GGATTGTCCTGGGGTGGGTACGTCTTCCGGACCAAACGGTAAGGAAGTCTCGTATCACGGTAGCGTAGGCGGATCCAGCGTTGGTTATAAGCCGCCCCCTCAGCACAGTCCTCAGTCCAGAGGACCGCCGGCCCATTTTGCGCCGGAGTCCGTGGGCCCTCCGGCGAACTCTCCTCCACTGCACATCAATATCTGCGGCCAG GAGAACCCGATGCGTGATCCATTAATGAACCTGAGCCCGGGTCTAGGAGCCAGCGGCGTCGATATGGAGTACCGTAGGAGTTCCCAAG CCACCAATCAGCTACCTTTGAGTCCTGTACAAATCCAGCCGTCGCCGCCATATTACAGACAGCCTAGTCAAGACGACGGCAGAAAG AGCGAGTCTCCATCCAGAAAACGTCGTCGGATATCTCGCAACGGCGCCGTTTCCGAGATAGAGGTCCACGAAACGACGCCTCCGTCGCCTACGCCCCCGCTGCACACGACCCTACCATCCATATCCTCTTTACCGTCCCTGCCAACTCCTCCGCCGCCATGGGATTTCTCTCCGGTGCCTCAGCGACGATTGCCACGCCATCGCCCGACCGTGAGGAGTCGTCATCAACGATTCGAAACTTTCGGGCATACGCAACCGCTGCGGCCCGGTCACCAAGCCCTTCTGTCCATTCACAACGCGCTCCATGAGATCCACGGCTCTCATCTCAACATTCACCATAATCTGCATAACTCCCACTATAATATGCATAACGCGCATCAGACGCATCCCCATCATCCGGCCGGGACGGGACACCATCCTGCGCAAGGGGCGGACGGACCTGTGGTGGTCGACGTCGGCCAAGTCGGTGTAACCGGCTTAGGGGTTGCCGTGAGCGGGGATCCCCCCTGGCATCCTCAAGCGACAGGTTACAGAATTCCTTGCCAGCTGCACGGCATATACACGCCGAACGGGGCACACGCGTTTGCGCACTCGTGTCAG GTCCCTCATCACCCGGGCCACTATTCCACGCCCCATCCGAACCATCCAGCTCATAGTCTGGTCGGTACGATAATGGGCGCACCATCCAGAGTATATCCAACGCCTGCTGGAGGTCCCGTCGCAGCCCACCATCATGCTCACGCGCCTCCACCCCCCGTCCATACTGCTCACTACACAACACACCACCAGCTCTCACAACAG CGGGAAGTCGAATTAGAGTTAATAGAATCCCATCACCCGCAACGAGTCGGAGCCGCCGCGGGTGCTCCATTACCATTACCGCATTCGTACTCACCGCCGGCTCTCACTCAAGTCACGACACCTCCACCCATATTCTTGTCGGAAACCAGGAATAGTCAATTGGAGATGATTCAGACGAGACCCCGTCCACCGGCCGAACGTAGTGTCATCACGCTCAGACGATTGAGACGATGGAGAGGCGTACCGCCTGGATCCGTACCTATCCCAGGATTCTTACTGCACCTCTT GGCGATGTTAAGAAACCCGCCACCATTATCCCCGTACAGCCAGGCGGAGCTGTCCTCGCTGTCCGTCTCGGATTCAGCGACCGAGAATTACGAGGCTTTGCTGACCTTAGCGGAGAGGTTAGGGGAGGCGAAACCGCGTGGAATGACTAGAGCCGAAGTCGAGCAGCTGCCCTCTTACAAATTCAACGCGGAAACGCACCAGGGCGACCAGACCAACTGCGTGGTCTGCATGTGCGACTTCGAGGCCTTGCAGTCCTTACGCGTGCTGCCCTGCTCTCACGAGTTCCACTCCAAGTGCATCGACAAGTGGCTCAGA TCGAACCGAACCTGTCCAATCTGCCGCGGGGACGCCGGCGAGTATTTTGGCAACAGCGGGACCGGTAGCGACTGA
- the Golgin104 gene encoding coiled-coil domain-containing protein 186 isoform X1: MDEEKSDSFCKDEVSSESLDQTDFNMNPNIPILEVNGSQNEHVIMINEDKKPLQEKLSQSEIDSILLNNNDQKEYHPLIEVNSINSSIKGSTSLSNLLENNLLECAVLPRDAGKSQENSLLKSSSYSSIDLSNSFSYSPADMILNDAAKSVESDDYEELKLTPDNKEEILFNNTPSSNTDQTLSEEASIQNSIIHEKLMENIDRTEPLKHLKYEKIVNKDGQKTSQNFRNNRSQGNLIARPTLIDDSKLVKISLPTKPINIMQSNAQFLNKSRNFLNFITEKSSNIMEKALLPQHLSLKYNSVMKSVDNSSNEKKSIGESYSTQFPLPEPTNNTKSSIVEKPKDTLYSSNSQIDVQNIEKEFAVGCETKDNFVTNQTESICINTEKRSENSDQPNCSLSIEKQIEMNSDNKEGNTEHDIVHIEKNANCEQHNNSEVFNSECSSFDSETSKQSLLKHPAYLTMLKDYADSKANCLKLQEKVEYLEERNRLLEAENRGEIYALQIETLEKTINRLTSELHGSLESQENLKKEYSAANKERECMVMKYAVGEKQLIDTQRAREHAERKAKDSARQQELLQNKLREMQAERTRICNILDGKCREVTELQKEAEKLKEDVNMRDIKLKWTQNKLKLEMDTQKETQQKLDKATTRINEMKEECDLIRKETQETMRQFQQSEENKAVTLDQQLKEQQARLILERHVTEDKEMLRLQLQKEVETLKQRQQILIEENNTLSLKIQDAEKNRLNYESNLSNLKIIADQRQKEVLELNGKVSELETLKVQLQHKEQCQQSAEAEIDNLRLVNEELQADMYACRQKEAEMLDFTQKLTDKNVRLQLEFTAIEAKVKKLEEEHEPLHARIRHLMEEVKILEVKLAKEQETRTEESKLLAMHVAEQTQLAQGLNQKLEDSQGENAVLKRKLQLTMKEMTRELQQCRKKLEAYQSSSPCNSLGAASRAGSNISLNTGDTLNGALSDNSMNGDQNVQVVEPSTHTLMERIVGLQVAIAKKAERIEFLEDHNRYLTEEVQKKSKIIQYYILRENSGAMGSNERDRYKHIKSRRNAAELARYGGIMASIFTQRVSDEKMTLKLSLEINEKLQTTVEDTLLTNMTLKDNIDTLSQEIARLTMQNQQRQITN, translated from the exons ATGGATGAAGAGAAGTCGGATTCGTTCTGTAAGGATGAAGTCTCGTCAGAAAGTCTTGATCAGACCGATTTCAACATGAATCCGAATATTCCAATTTTAGAAG TTAATGGATCCCAGAATGAGCATGTCATTATGATAAATGAGGACAAGAAGCCACTTCAGGAGAAACTCTCTCAAAGTGAGATAGACTCAATTTTATTGAATAACAATGATCAGAAAGAGTATCATCCTTTGATAGAAGTGAACAGTATTAATTCGTCAATTAAGGGTTCTACTTCCTTAAGTAATTTATTGGAAAACAACCTCTTGGAATGTGCAGTATTGCCTAGAGATGCAGGCAAATCGCAAGAAAATTCTCTATTGAAATCATCTTCTTATAGCAGCATTGATCTGTCTAATTCATTTTCATATTCACCTGCagatatgattttaaatgaCGCTGCAAAATCTGTGGAATCAGATGATTATGAAGAATTAAAACTAACACCAgataataaagaagaaatattGTTTAATAATACACCGAGCTCAAATACTGATCAAACACTGTcagaggaagcttcaattcagAATTCTATCATACACGAAAAGCTAATGGAAAATATTGATCGAACAGAACCTTTGAAACACTTAAAGTATGAGAAAATTGTTAATAAAGATGGACAAAAGACTTCTCAAAACTTCAGGAACAATAGGTCACAAGGCAATTTAATAGCTCGACCTACTCTGATTGATGACAGCAAGTTGGTTAAAATTTCACTGCCAACAAAACCTATTAATATAATGCAATCAAATGCTCAGTTCTTGAATAAAAGTCGtaactttttaaattttattacagAGAAGTCATCAAACATAATGGAAAAAGCTTTATTGCCACAACATTTATCTTTAAAGTACAATTCAGTGATGAAGTCTGTAGATAACAGTAGCAATGAAAAAAAAAGTATAGGAGAATCCTATAGTACACAATTTCCATTGCCAGAGCCAACAAATAATACCAAATCAAGCATAGTAGAGAAGCCAAAAGATACATTGTATTCATCAAATAGTCAAATCGATGTACAAAATATAGAGAAAGAATTTGCAGTTGGCTGTGAAACAAAAGATAATTTTGTAACAAATCAAACCGAAAGCATATGCATTAACACTGAAAAGAGGAGTGAAAATAGTGATCAACCTAACTGTTCATTAAGCATCGAAAAACAAATAGAAATGAATTCTGATAATAAAGAAGGTAACACAGAACATGATATCGTCCACATAGAAAAAAACGCAAACTGTGAACAACATAATAACTCTGAAGTTTTCAATTCAGAGTGCAGTAGTTTTGATTCTGAAACGTCCAAGCAGAGTTTGCTTAAACACCCAGCATACCTTACTATGTTAAAAGATTATGCGGACTCTAAAGCAAACTGTTTAAAATTACAAGAGAAAGTTGAATATTTGGAGGAAAGAAATCGGTTGTTGGAAGCAGAAAACAGGGGAGAGATTTATGCTTTACAAATTGAAACTTTGGAGAAGACAATAAATAGACTTACTTCTGAACTACATGGCTCGTTGGAATCCCAGGAAAACCTAAAGAAAGAATATAGCGCTGCTAACAAAGAAAGGGAGTGCATGGTGATGAAGTATGCTGTTGGTGAAAAACAATTGATCGATACGCAAAG AGCCAGAGAACACGCAGAACGTAAAGCAAAAGACAGTGCAAGACAACAAGAACTGCTCCAAAATAAATTGCGCGAGATGCAGGCAGAAAGAACAAGAATATGTAACATCTTGGATGGAAAGTGTCGCGAGGTAACTGAACTTCAAAAGGAAGCAGAGAAGTTAAAAGAAGATGTAAACATGAGAGACATCAAATTGAAATGGACTCAGAACAAACTTAAATTGGAGATGGACACACAAAAGGAAACTCAGCAGAAGTTAGATAAAGCCACG ACAAGgatcaatgaaatgaaagaggaATGCGATCTTATACGTAAAGAGACGCAAGAAACGATGCGGCAATTCCAACAGTCGGAGGAAAATAAAGCGGTTACCCTAGATCAACAATTGAAGGAGCAACAAGCGCGTCTAATATTGGAAAGACATGTTACAGAAGATAAAGAAATGTTGAGGCTTCAGTTACAGAAAGAGGTCGAGACCCTGAAGCAGAGGCAGCAGATTCTAATCGAAGAAAACAATACACTCAGCTTGAAAATACAAGATGCCGAGAAGAACCGTTTGAATTATGAAAGCAATTTGAGCAACCTGAAGATCATAGCCGATCAACGTCAGAAAGAAGTTTTAGAGCTAAATGGAAAAGTGTCCGAGTTAGAAACGCTGAAGGTTCAATTGCAACA TAAAGAACAGTGTCAACAATCGGCTGAAGCGGAGATAGATAACCTGCGATTAGTCAATGAAGAATTACAAGCCGACATGTATGCCTGTCGACAGAAGGAAGCTGAAATGTTAGACTTCACGCAAAAATTGACAGACAAAAATGTACGCCTTCAGTTGGAGTTCACGGCCATCGAAGCTAAAGTGAAGAAACTGGAGGAAGAACACGAACCGTTGCACGCACGTATTAGGCATTTGATGGAAGAAGTTAAGATTCTTGAGGTAAAGCTCGCGAAGGAGCAGGAAACAAGAACAGAAGAAAGTAAACTCTTAGCCATGCATGTCGCCGAACAAACACAACTGGCGCAAGGTCTTAATCAGAAGTTAGAAGATAGCCAAGGAGAGAATGCTGTTTTGAAGAGGAAACTGCAACTAACTATGAAGGAAATGACAAGAGAGCTGCAACAATGTAGAAAAAAGCTGGAAGCTTATCAATCATCATCGCCTTGCAATTCGTTGGGAGCTGCATCAAGAGCTGGATCAAATATTTCACTGAACACAG GAGATACATTAAATGGTGCCTTATCTGATAACAGTATGAATGGTGACCAAAACGTTCAGGTCGTGGAACCTAGTACACATACGTTAATGGAGCGAATTGTAGGATTGCAAGTAGCCATTGCTAAGAAGGCTGAAAGAATCGAATTCCTTGAGGACCATAATCGATATCTGACAGAGGAGGTGCAAAAGAAGTCGAAAATTATACAGTATTATATTTTACGAGAAAATTCTGGTGCCATGGGGAGCAATGAGCGAGACAGATATAAG caTATCAAGAGTAGAAGAAATGCA GCGGAATTAGCTCGATACGGAGGAATAATGGCCTCAATTTTCACCCAACGAGTTTCAGACGAGAAAATGACTCTGAAGCTGTCGTTAGAAATTAATGAAAAACTGCAAACAACTGTAGAGGATACTTTACTAACAAATATGACTTTAAAG GATAATATTGATACGCTGAGTCAAGAGATAGCTAGGCTAACAATGCAAAACCAACAAAGGCAAATAACTAATTAA
- the Golgin104 gene encoding coiled-coil domain-containing protein 186 isoform X2 has translation MDEEKSDSFCKDEVSSESLDQTDFNMNPNIPILEVNGSQNEHVIMINEDKKPLQEKLSQSEIDSILLNNNDQKEYHPLIEVNSINSSIKGSTSLSNLLENNLLECAVLPRDAGKSQENSLLKSSSYSSIDLSNSFSYSPADMILNDAAKSVESDDYEELKLTPDNKEEILFNNTPSSNTDQTLSEEASIQNSIIHEKLMENIDRTEPLKHLKYEKIVNKDGQKTSQNFRNNRSQGNLIARPTLIDDSKLVKISLPTKPINIMQSNAQFLNKSRNFLNFITEKSSNIMEKALLPQHLSLKYNSVMKSVDNSSNEKKSIGESYSTQFPLPEPTNNTKSSIVEKPKDTLYSSNSQIDVQNIEKEFAVGCETKDNFVTNQTESICINTEKRSENSDQPNCSLSIEKQIEMNSDNKEGNTEHDIVHIEKNANCEQHNNSEVFNSECSSFDSETSKQSLLKHPAYLTMLKDYADSKANCLKLQEKVEYLEERNRLLEAENRGEIYALQIETLEKTINRLTSELHGSLESQENLKKEYSAANKERECMVMKYAVGEKQLIDTQRAREHAERKAKDSARQQELLQNKLREMQAERTRICNILDGKCREVTELQKEAEKLKEDVNMRDIKLKWTQNKLKLEMDTQKETQQKLDKATTRINEMKEECDLIRKETQETMRQFQQSEENKAVTLDQQLKEQQARLILERHVTEDKEMLRLQLQKEVETLKQRQQILIEENNTLSLKIQDAEKNRLNYESNLSNLKIIADQRQKEVLELNGKVSELETLKVQLQHKEQCQQSAEAEIDNLRLVNEELQADMYACRQKEAEMLDFTQKLTDKNVRLQLEFTAIEAKVKKLEEEHEPLHARIRHLMEEVKILEVKLAKEQETRTEESKLLAMHVAEQTQLAQGLNQKLEDSQGENAVLKRKLQLTMKEMTRELQQCRKKLEAYQSSSPCNSLGAASRAGSNISLNTGDTLNGALSDNSMNGDQNVQVVEPSTHTLMERIVGLQVAIAKKAERIEFLEDHNRYLTEEVQKKSKIIQYYILRENSGAMGSNERDRYKAELARYGGIMASIFTQRVSDEKMTLKLSLEINEKLQTTVEDTLLTNMTLKDNIDTLSQEIARLTMQNQQRQITN, from the exons ATGGATGAAGAGAAGTCGGATTCGTTCTGTAAGGATGAAGTCTCGTCAGAAAGTCTTGATCAGACCGATTTCAACATGAATCCGAATATTCCAATTTTAGAAG TTAATGGATCCCAGAATGAGCATGTCATTATGATAAATGAGGACAAGAAGCCACTTCAGGAGAAACTCTCTCAAAGTGAGATAGACTCAATTTTATTGAATAACAATGATCAGAAAGAGTATCATCCTTTGATAGAAGTGAACAGTATTAATTCGTCAATTAAGGGTTCTACTTCCTTAAGTAATTTATTGGAAAACAACCTCTTGGAATGTGCAGTATTGCCTAGAGATGCAGGCAAATCGCAAGAAAATTCTCTATTGAAATCATCTTCTTATAGCAGCATTGATCTGTCTAATTCATTTTCATATTCACCTGCagatatgattttaaatgaCGCTGCAAAATCTGTGGAATCAGATGATTATGAAGAATTAAAACTAACACCAgataataaagaagaaatattGTTTAATAATACACCGAGCTCAAATACTGATCAAACACTGTcagaggaagcttcaattcagAATTCTATCATACACGAAAAGCTAATGGAAAATATTGATCGAACAGAACCTTTGAAACACTTAAAGTATGAGAAAATTGTTAATAAAGATGGACAAAAGACTTCTCAAAACTTCAGGAACAATAGGTCACAAGGCAATTTAATAGCTCGACCTACTCTGATTGATGACAGCAAGTTGGTTAAAATTTCACTGCCAACAAAACCTATTAATATAATGCAATCAAATGCTCAGTTCTTGAATAAAAGTCGtaactttttaaattttattacagAGAAGTCATCAAACATAATGGAAAAAGCTTTATTGCCACAACATTTATCTTTAAAGTACAATTCAGTGATGAAGTCTGTAGATAACAGTAGCAATGAAAAAAAAAGTATAGGAGAATCCTATAGTACACAATTTCCATTGCCAGAGCCAACAAATAATACCAAATCAAGCATAGTAGAGAAGCCAAAAGATACATTGTATTCATCAAATAGTCAAATCGATGTACAAAATATAGAGAAAGAATTTGCAGTTGGCTGTGAAACAAAAGATAATTTTGTAACAAATCAAACCGAAAGCATATGCATTAACACTGAAAAGAGGAGTGAAAATAGTGATCAACCTAACTGTTCATTAAGCATCGAAAAACAAATAGAAATGAATTCTGATAATAAAGAAGGTAACACAGAACATGATATCGTCCACATAGAAAAAAACGCAAACTGTGAACAACATAATAACTCTGAAGTTTTCAATTCAGAGTGCAGTAGTTTTGATTCTGAAACGTCCAAGCAGAGTTTGCTTAAACACCCAGCATACCTTACTATGTTAAAAGATTATGCGGACTCTAAAGCAAACTGTTTAAAATTACAAGAGAAAGTTGAATATTTGGAGGAAAGAAATCGGTTGTTGGAAGCAGAAAACAGGGGAGAGATTTATGCTTTACAAATTGAAACTTTGGAGAAGACAATAAATAGACTTACTTCTGAACTACATGGCTCGTTGGAATCCCAGGAAAACCTAAAGAAAGAATATAGCGCTGCTAACAAAGAAAGGGAGTGCATGGTGATGAAGTATGCTGTTGGTGAAAAACAATTGATCGATACGCAAAG AGCCAGAGAACACGCAGAACGTAAAGCAAAAGACAGTGCAAGACAACAAGAACTGCTCCAAAATAAATTGCGCGAGATGCAGGCAGAAAGAACAAGAATATGTAACATCTTGGATGGAAAGTGTCGCGAGGTAACTGAACTTCAAAAGGAAGCAGAGAAGTTAAAAGAAGATGTAAACATGAGAGACATCAAATTGAAATGGACTCAGAACAAACTTAAATTGGAGATGGACACACAAAAGGAAACTCAGCAGAAGTTAGATAAAGCCACG ACAAGgatcaatgaaatgaaagaggaATGCGATCTTATACGTAAAGAGACGCAAGAAACGATGCGGCAATTCCAACAGTCGGAGGAAAATAAAGCGGTTACCCTAGATCAACAATTGAAGGAGCAACAAGCGCGTCTAATATTGGAAAGACATGTTACAGAAGATAAAGAAATGTTGAGGCTTCAGTTACAGAAAGAGGTCGAGACCCTGAAGCAGAGGCAGCAGATTCTAATCGAAGAAAACAATACACTCAGCTTGAAAATACAAGATGCCGAGAAGAACCGTTTGAATTATGAAAGCAATTTGAGCAACCTGAAGATCATAGCCGATCAACGTCAGAAAGAAGTTTTAGAGCTAAATGGAAAAGTGTCCGAGTTAGAAACGCTGAAGGTTCAATTGCAACA TAAAGAACAGTGTCAACAATCGGCTGAAGCGGAGATAGATAACCTGCGATTAGTCAATGAAGAATTACAAGCCGACATGTATGCCTGTCGACAGAAGGAAGCTGAAATGTTAGACTTCACGCAAAAATTGACAGACAAAAATGTACGCCTTCAGTTGGAGTTCACGGCCATCGAAGCTAAAGTGAAGAAACTGGAGGAAGAACACGAACCGTTGCACGCACGTATTAGGCATTTGATGGAAGAAGTTAAGATTCTTGAGGTAAAGCTCGCGAAGGAGCAGGAAACAAGAACAGAAGAAAGTAAACTCTTAGCCATGCATGTCGCCGAACAAACACAACTGGCGCAAGGTCTTAATCAGAAGTTAGAAGATAGCCAAGGAGAGAATGCTGTTTTGAAGAGGAAACTGCAACTAACTATGAAGGAAATGACAAGAGAGCTGCAACAATGTAGAAAAAAGCTGGAAGCTTATCAATCATCATCGCCTTGCAATTCGTTGGGAGCTGCATCAAGAGCTGGATCAAATATTTCACTGAACACAG GAGATACATTAAATGGTGCCTTATCTGATAACAGTATGAATGGTGACCAAAACGTTCAGGTCGTGGAACCTAGTACACATACGTTAATGGAGCGAATTGTAGGATTGCAAGTAGCCATTGCTAAGAAGGCTGAAAGAATCGAATTCCTTGAGGACCATAATCGATATCTGACAGAGGAGGTGCAAAAGAAGTCGAAAATTATACAGTATTATATTTTACGAGAAAATTCTGGTGCCATGGGGAGCAATGAGCGAGACAGATATAAG GCGGAATTAGCTCGATACGGAGGAATAATGGCCTCAATTTTCACCCAACGAGTTTCAGACGAGAAAATGACTCTGAAGCTGTCGTTAGAAATTAATGAAAAACTGCAAACAACTGTAGAGGATACTTTACTAACAAATATGACTTTAAAG GATAATATTGATACGCTGAGTCAAGAGATAGCTAGGCTAACAATGCAAAACCAACAAAGGCAAATAACTAATTAA